One genomic region from Branchiostoma lanceolatum isolate klBraLanc5 chromosome 7, klBraLanc5.hap2, whole genome shotgun sequence encodes:
- the LOC136437922 gene encoding major facilitator superfamily domain-containing protein 6-like — MSICDCVDGDLLVIKAIFFLYFAGNACIHPYISVYMKQLGLLPSQIGVIKSGGDLMSVILKPVIGSIADKTGRPKIVAVLTVTLASALHFSMLFFPAVPVSTAASRATVQQRHLAEPVKSDTQSWFSLTFWLFFWIIFISHGAQWSSVSQVEAATYQIIKKNQRGEFGRQRVFGSVGYAIFALLSGVAMDTFTEQTSPAESPGNKTSPDIPGNKSDYSVAFYMFLSFMVLSVTCLLFLKDWSTTRPATGYMKAMGKLLSQLHLIIVLFVVLLVGACDGAGETYLFLHLKNLGASQTVLGAYLFVKNASEVPFYVISGWIIRKLGHATAIGFSFVPLGVRFLLYSFVSDPWWIVGVDTINGYHAVTWAAATSYASISAGDDLQAFAQGLVATTFYGLGHTLGNLVGGPVFQRYGAVVFFRSFTVSCLVGFLLYWLLYRCFAKKDDPTVRHPDTGEDNETKSPLVPAVDVVESESLRPGAFLRGGSVTNRAGEDIGFLRLVKPQQN, encoded by the exons ATGTCCATCTGCGACTGCGTGGATGGAGACCTTCTGGTTATCAAGGCGATCTTCTTCTTATATTTCGCTG GAAATGCGTGTATCCACCCATACATCTCCGTGTACATGAAACAGTTAGGGCTGCTGCCGTCCCAGATAGGCGTCATCAAATCTGGCGGGGACTTAATGTCTGTTATCCTCAAACCGGTCATCGGCAGCATCGCAGACAAGACCGGACG GCCGAAAATTGTGGCTGTCTTGACTGTGACGCTCGCGTCCGCTCTGCACTTCTCGATGTTGTTCTTCCCGGCAGTACCAGTATCAACAGCGGCGTCACGAGCAACCGTGCAGCAGAGACATCTAGCGGAGCCAGTAAAAAGTGACACGCAGTCGTGGTTCTCCCTTACATTCTGGCTGTTCTTCTGGATTATCTTCATCTCTCACGGCGCGCAATGGAGTTCAGTTTCCCAG GTGGAGGCAGCAACGTATCAAATCATCAAGAAAAACCAAAGAGGCGAATTCGGACGACAACGCGTTTTTGGATCTGTGGGATACGCGATTTTTGCTCTCTTATCCGGCGTTGCCATGGATACTTTCACCGAACAGACGAGTCCAGCAGAGagccctgggaacaagacgAGTCCAGACATCCCTGGGAACAAGAGTGACTATTCTGTGGCGTTCTACATGTTTCTGAGTTTCATGGTTTTGTCGGTGACTTGCTTACTGTTCTTAAAAGACTGGAGTACCACAAGACCGGCTACAGGCTACATGAAAGCCATGGGCAAACTGCTTTCGCAACTACACCTCATCATCGTCCTGTTTGTCGTTCTTTTGGTGGGTGCCTGTGACGGTGCAGGCGAAACGTATCTCTTCTTACATTTGAAAAACCTCGGGGCCAGCcagactgtccttggtgcttaccTGTTCGTTAAAAACGCGTCGGAAGTACCCTTTTACGTCATTTCCGGCTGGATCATACGAAAGCTCGGGCACGCGACCGCGATAGGATTCTCTTTCGTACCGTTAGGTGTCAGATTCCTGCTGTACTCGTTCGTGAGTGATCCGTGGTGGATCGTAGGAGTGGATACGATCAACGGATACCACGCGGTCACCTGGGCGGCGGCGACGTCATACGCGAGCATCTCGGCCGGGGACGACTTGCAGGCGTTCGCTCAAGGCCTTGTAGCCACTACCTTCTACGGACTTG GTCATACCTTGGGCAACCTGGTCGGCGGTCCGGTATTCCAGCGGTACGGCGCAGTGGTGTTCTTCCGATCCTTCACTGTGTCCTGCCTGGTCGGATTCCTCCTGTACTGGCTACTCTACAGGTGTTTCGCGAAAAAAGACGATCCTACAG TACGGCACCCAGACACCGGGGAGGACAACGAAACGAAGTCGCCTCTGGTGCCAGCCGTGGACGTGGTCGAGTCCGAGTCCCTGAGACCGGGTGCGTTTCTTCGCGGTGGAAGCGTGACCAATAGAGCGGGGGAAGACATCGGTTTCCTTCGCCTGGTCAAGCCACAACAGAACTAA